One segment of Anatilimnocola aggregata DNA contains the following:
- the rpsK gene encoding 30S ribosomal protein S11, translated as MSKVKKKKIRRNVTVAIAHVRATFNNTTVTITDTKGDTLCWASAGTSGFKGSRKSTPFAGQCAGQQAAEKASKYGVKELEVRVKGPGSGRESAITALQTAGMTVKTIEDCTPIPHNGCRPPKRRRV; from the coding sequence GTGTCGAAGGTTAAGAAGAAGAAAATTCGTCGTAATGTGACAGTGGCCATCGCACACGTGCGGGCCACGTTCAACAACACCACCGTGACCATTACGGACACGAAGGGTGACACGCTGTGCTGGGCGAGCGCCGGCACCAGCGGCTTCAAGGGAAGCCGTAAGAGCACGCCCTTCGCCGGCCAATGCGCTGGTCAGCAGGCCGCGGAAAAGGCCTCGAAGTATGGCGTCAAAGAGTTGGAAGTTCGCGTCAAGGGTCCGGGTTCGGGCCGCGAAAGCGCGATCACCGCTCTGCAGACGGCTGGCATGACGGTAAAGACCATCGAAGATTGCACGCCCATTCCACACAACGGTTGCCGCCCACCAAAACGCCGTCGCGTCTAA
- a CDS encoding carboxymuconolactone decarboxylase family protein produces MGKTSAVAARSATVRLVDEQGASGKVRQIFDDIKKTKNLDHVPNFWRVLATSPAHLELIWGQLKALMHPEATGRTSKLDAKTREIIALAVSATNGCSYCVNSHTTALRKQGVDSETLGEVLAIVALFNGTNSLADGYQIEPDVLPPVE; encoded by the coding sequence GTGGGAAAGACTTCTGCCGTTGCTGCACGTTCTGCCACCGTGCGCTTGGTCGACGAACAAGGGGCCAGCGGAAAAGTCCGGCAGATTTTCGACGACATCAAGAAAACGAAGAATCTCGACCACGTCCCCAACTTCTGGCGAGTGCTCGCTACTTCGCCCGCTCATCTGGAATTAATTTGGGGGCAGCTAAAAGCGCTCATGCACCCCGAGGCGACTGGCCGCACGAGCAAACTCGATGCGAAAACGCGAGAGATCATCGCGCTGGCGGTTTCGGCCACCAACGGCTGTTCGTATTGCGTCAACTCGCACACCACCGCATTACGGAAGCAGGGTGTCGATTCCGAAACGCTGGGCGAAGTGCTGGCGATCGTCGCGCTGTTCAATGGCACGAACTCGCTCGCCGATGGCTACCAGATCGAGCCCGACGTCCTGCCACCGGTTGAGTAA
- a CDS encoding glycoside hydrolase family 2 protein, with product MHAVRLRGPWQIEPLARFRLSSDGNIAEETTNLPAATTTDVPADWGHVLGNDFVCGRVRYTRRFGLPTNLSPEERVSLVIERLDWQGTIELNGQVLGDQLYADGLRTYEITALLKFRNLLQIVVELPAVGNAGGSYTDRHIERAGREHLPGGLIGEVRLEIA from the coding sequence ATGCACGCAGTTCGACTTCGCGGCCCGTGGCAAATCGAGCCCCTGGCTCGCTTTCGCCTGTCCTCAGACGGCAACATCGCCGAAGAAACGACGAATCTGCCTGCAGCGACCACGACCGATGTCCCGGCGGATTGGGGCCACGTCCTGGGAAACGACTTTGTTTGCGGCCGGGTGCGCTATACGCGGCGGTTTGGCCTGCCGACAAATCTCTCGCCAGAAGAGCGCGTGTCGCTGGTGATCGAACGTCTCGACTGGCAGGGAACGATCGAACTCAACGGCCAGGTGCTCGGCGATCAACTCTATGCGGACGGCCTGCGGACGTATGAGATCACGGCACTGCTCAAGTTTCGTAACCTGCTGCAGATCGTCGTCGAACTTCCCGCTGTTGGGAATGCCGGAGGGAGTTACACCGACCGGCACATCGAACGTGCAGGCCGTGAGCACTTGCCCGGCGGCCTGATTGGCGAAGTTCGGCTGGAAATTGCCTAG
- the rpmJ gene encoding 50S ribosomal protein L36: MKVRASVKKICENCKVVRRKGRVYVVCTNARHKQRQG, translated from the coding sequence ATGAAGGTAAGAGCAAGCGTCAAAAAGATTTGCGAGAATTGCAAGGTCGTGCGCCGCAAAGGACGCGTTTACGTTGTTTGCACGAATGCCCGGCACAAGCAGCGCCAGGGTTAA
- a CDS encoding DNA-directed RNA polymerase subunit alpha C-terminal domain-containing protein encodes MTTAVAVDFRDIVLSNNSFGPREIAQLQQTIAEDYSQYGVLRDAVGELEMREDRTPASKVRLGVCYYLLGRFRLAIETLSSADGGAVAHFYLGKSRFAMGDYAEAIKGYASAKVAGFNADECALATAEALRYQKNPQKALEVLDHLSGAIEQTAEYLYQRGATVSAMCGNPVEVCRLYERAVEVDGRHPGALFGLATENDRRGNDETALGLYQRAVAVFPPSMGALINLGLLYEDRAQYDRAQMCYQRVLDAYPDHQRARLYVKDASASGNVMLDEEAQRRQDRLAAVLNVPVTDFELSVRSRNCLQKMGVRTLGDLTRISEAELLASKNFGETSLVEIRDMLHSKGLELGQFAAEKAAPEPVMDMSSMSPDEQALLERPISELNLSVRARKCMARLGLTLIAELVRKTADDLLECKNFGVTSLNEVREKLTIMNLKLRGD; translated from the coding sequence ATGACGACTGCGGTAGCTGTAGATTTTCGCGACATTGTACTTTCGAACAACTCATTCGGGCCGCGAGAAATCGCCCAACTTCAGCAAACGATTGCCGAAGATTACTCGCAATATGGCGTGCTGCGCGATGCCGTCGGCGAGCTGGAAATGCGAGAAGATCGCACGCCGGCCTCCAAGGTTCGCCTTGGCGTTTGCTATTACCTGCTGGGCCGCTTTCGCCTCGCGATCGAAACGCTAAGCAGCGCCGATGGTGGCGCGGTAGCTCACTTTTATCTCGGCAAGTCCCGCTTCGCGATGGGCGACTATGCCGAAGCGATCAAGGGCTACGCCTCGGCCAAAGTCGCCGGCTTCAATGCCGACGAATGTGCCCTGGCCACTGCCGAAGCTCTGCGCTATCAAAAGAATCCGCAGAAGGCTCTCGAAGTACTCGACCATTTGTCGGGTGCCATCGAGCAGACCGCGGAATATCTGTATCAACGGGGCGCGACCGTGTCTGCCATGTGTGGCAATCCGGTCGAAGTCTGCCGCCTGTACGAACGGGCCGTGGAAGTCGATGGCCGCCATCCTGGCGCGCTGTTCGGTCTGGCGACCGAAAACGATCGTCGCGGTAACGACGAAACGGCTCTCGGCTTGTATCAACGGGCTGTTGCCGTCTTCCCGCCGAGCATGGGCGCTTTGATCAATCTGGGCCTGTTGTACGAAGATCGCGCTCAATACGATCGCGCTCAAATGTGTTATCAGCGGGTGCTCGATGCGTATCCCGATCACCAACGGGCTCGGCTGTACGTGAAGGACGCTTCGGCATCTGGCAACGTCATGCTGGACGAAGAAGCCCAGCGCCGGCAAGATCGCCTGGCCGCCGTGCTCAACGTCCCTGTTACCGACTTCGAATTGTCGGTTCGCAGCCGCAATTGCTTGCAAAAGATGGGCGTTCGTACGCTCGGCGACTTGACTCGCATTTCGGAAGCAGAGCTTCTCGCCAGCAAGAATTTTGGCGAGACTTCGCTCGTCGAAATTCGCGACATGCTCCACAGCAAGGGCTTGGAACTCGGCCAGTTCGCTGCCGAAAAGGCCGCTCCCGAGCCGGTCATGGACATGTCTTCGATGTCGCCCGATGAGCAAGCCTTGCTCGAACGGCCGATCTCGGAGCTCAACCTCTCGGTTCGTGCTCGCAAGTGCATGGCTCGTTTGGGTCTCACGCTGATCGCCGAACTCGTTCGCAAAACGGCCGACGACTTGCTCGAATGCAAGAACTTCGGCGTGACCAGTCTCAATGAAGTCCGCGAAAAGCTGACGATCATGAACCTAAAGTTGCGCGGGGACTAA
- the rpsM gene encoding 30S ribosomal protein S13 — MPRLLGVDIPNDKPVFISLRYLYGVGDQIARELCHKAGINQQKHARELTEEEVARLATLLERDYTVEGPLRRQIQQNIGRLRHVRCYRGIRHGLGLPVRGQRTKTNARTRKGPKKTVAGKKGVKDLR; from the coding sequence ATGCCACGTCTGCTCGGTGTCGATATTCCCAACGACAAACCCGTATTTATCTCCCTCCGTTATTTGTACGGAGTGGGCGATCAGATCGCGCGCGAATTGTGCCACAAGGCTGGCATCAATCAGCAAAAGCACGCTCGCGAACTGACGGAAGAAGAAGTTGCCCGTCTGGCCACGTTGCTGGAACGCGATTACACGGTCGAAGGACCGCTGCGTCGCCAGATTCAGCAGAACATTGGCCGGTTGCGGCACGTTCGCTGCTATCGCGGCATTCGGCACGGCCTCGGCCTGCCAGTTCGCGGTCAGCGTACCAAGACCAACGCTCGCACCCGCAAGGGACCGAAGAAGACGGTCGCCGGCAAGAAGGGTGTGAAGGATCTCCGCTAG
- a CDS encoding BMC domain-containing protein: protein MASEALGILEVTGFTPAMAALDAMEKAAGIRLVQAESNDWLGMVLKVQGDVSSVQAAIEAGKEVAERMKGKPVGTVLNRPDDRARAALISPIESSPLLQQPTVKNPNYEALGAITAQERTVSDSPSFALGFIETQGFTAVFEAIDSACKAANVEVLGKEKLGGGYITVIVKGDVAAVKAAVEAGTAKVGALGKLIAGHVIARPSAAVLALLPK from the coding sequence ATGGCCAGCGAAGCACTTGGCATTTTGGAAGTCACCGGTTTTACGCCGGCAATGGCTGCGCTCGATGCCATGGAAAAAGCAGCCGGCATTCGGCTGGTCCAAGCTGAATCGAACGATTGGCTGGGCATGGTCCTGAAGGTTCAAGGGGACGTCTCTTCCGTGCAGGCCGCCATCGAGGCCGGCAAGGAAGTGGCCGAACGGATGAAGGGTAAGCCTGTCGGCACGGTGCTGAACCGTCCCGACGACCGAGCCCGCGCCGCGTTGATCAGCCCGATCGAATCGAGCCCGTTGCTACAACAACCGACTGTTAAGAATCCTAATTACGAAGCGTTGGGCGCGATTACCGCGCAGGAGCGAACTGTGTCTGACTCTCCTTCCTTTGCCCTCGGATTCATCGAAACGCAAGGCTTCACCGCCGTGTTCGAAGCCATCGACAGCGCCTGCAAAGCCGCCAATGTCGAAGTGCTGGGCAAAGAAAAGCTCGGCGGCGGCTACATCACCGTCATCGTTAAGGGTGACGTCGCCGCGGTGAAGGCAGCCGTCGAAGCCGGCACCGCCAAGGTCGGCGCACTCGGCAAGCTGATCGCTGGCCACGTCATCGCCCGCCCCAGCGCCGCCGTCCTCGCGCTGCTGCCTAAATAG
- a CDS encoding CYTH domain-containing protein: MADFIAPKYSLLEIERRWLVNRQAIGSLDPSTARCIEDLYIAGSQLRLRKMTSADGNIIYKLGKKYGATDSSGEPVTNLYLTAAEHAIFDSLPGDRASKVRYLISDGALDVYEFPRTGFTVFEREFNNELAALRYLPPSFVVEEITQQPEYSGAALAAVELRTS, translated from the coding sequence ATGGCTGATTTCATCGCTCCGAAATACTCGCTGCTCGAAATCGAACGCCGTTGGCTGGTGAATCGGCAAGCCATTGGTTCACTGGATCCGTCAACGGCGCGGTGCATTGAAGATCTCTACATCGCAGGCTCGCAACTTCGCCTGCGCAAGATGACTTCCGCAGATGGGAACATCATCTACAAACTGGGTAAAAAGTATGGAGCGACTGACAGCAGTGGCGAGCCTGTCACGAATCTATATCTCACGGCAGCAGAGCATGCGATATTCGATTCGTTGCCAGGTGATCGTGCTAGTAAGGTTCGCTATTTGATCAGCGATGGTGCGCTGGATGTGTATGAGTTTCCGCGGACAGGTTTCACGGTCTTTGAACGCGAATTCAACAACGAACTCGCCGCACTTAGGTACCTGCCGCCGTCGTTTGTAGTAGAAGAAATTACCCAGCAGCCGGAATACAGCGGCGCGGCACTCGCCGCGGTTGAACTGAGAACGTCATGA
- a CDS encoding DNA-directed RNA polymerase subunit alpha, whose translation MHVRWRGLELPSLVNCDASTLSSTYGKFVAEPFERGFGTTVGNSIRRVLLSSLEGSAVTQIKIRGAQHEFTTIAGVLEDVTDIVLNVKALVVKNHSDSTRVITVEKNTAGVITGADVQTDSDVEIINKDHVLCTLTDNVPFMMEMVVENGRGYIPSTEHSAGDHEIGIIPVDAIFSPIVRVRYEIEETRVGQKTNFDRMNLEIWTNGAIHPEMALVEAAKILRKHLNPFVQYAELGPRVHAAPRGGAPGGDGALETKLALSLAEMKLSVRAMNCLESENIHTVRDLVQKTEDQLLEVRNFGETTLHEVKEKLHDLGMYLGMRVPPATAAR comes from the coding sequence ATGCACGTTCGGTGGCGCGGTTTGGAATTGCCCAGCTTGGTCAATTGCGACGCTTCGACCCTTTCGTCGACCTACGGTAAGTTCGTCGCCGAACCCTTCGAGCGTGGCTTCGGCACCACGGTGGGCAACAGCATCCGTCGCGTGCTCCTTTCCAGCTTGGAAGGCTCGGCAGTTACGCAAATCAAGATTCGCGGTGCCCAGCACGAATTCACCACCATCGCCGGTGTGCTGGAAGACGTGACCGACATCGTCCTCAACGTGAAGGCCCTGGTCGTCAAGAATCACAGCGATTCGACCCGCGTGATCACCGTTGAAAAGAACACCGCCGGCGTCATCACCGGGGCCGATGTGCAGACCGATTCCGACGTTGAAATCATCAACAAGGATCACGTCCTCTGCACGCTGACCGACAACGTTCCTTTCATGATGGAAATGGTCGTCGAAAACGGTCGTGGTTACATTCCGTCGACCGAACACAGCGCCGGCGATCACGAAATCGGCATCATCCCTGTCGATGCGATCTTCAGCCCGATTGTTCGCGTGCGCTACGAAATCGAAGAGACTCGCGTCGGTCAAAAGACGAACTTCGACCGTATGAATCTCGAAATTTGGACCAACGGTGCCATTCATCCAGAAATGGCCCTGGTCGAAGCCGCCAAGATTCTCCGCAAGCACTTGAACCCGTTCGTGCAGTACGCCGAACTGGGGCCTCGCGTGCACGCTGCCCCGCGCGGCGGTGCTCCAGGTGGTGATGGTGCTCTCGAAACCAAGCTCGCCCTGAGCCTGGCCGAGATGAAGCTGTCGGTTCGGGCCATGAACTGCTTGGAATCGGAAAACATCCACACGGTTCGCGACCTGGTCCAAAAGACCGAAGATCAATTGCTCGAAGTGCGCAACTTCGGCGAAACCACCCTCCACGAAGTCAAAGAAAAGCTGCACGACCTGGGTATGTACCTTGGCATGCGAGTGCCGCCGGCCACTGCTGCTCGCTAA
- the tgt gene encoding tRNA guanosine(34) transglycosylase Tgt, which translates to MSQFQFDLHHTDAHSRARRSTFHTPHGPVEMPAFMPVGTQGTVKGLTIDMVRETKAQMVLSNTYHLALRPTEKVVKELGGLHGFMRWAGPILTDSGGFQLFSLAQMTKITEQAAVFRSHIDGSLLELSPERAIQIQEDLGSDVAMVLDHVIALPAEDVAIRAACERTIRWAGRCQAAAKRPEQAQFAIVQGGLNPKMRVWCAEELAKLDFPGYAVGGLSVGETPAEMYAVLDEVCPAMPVNKPRYLMGVGTPQDLLNAVRRGIDLFDCVLPTRNGRNGMAFTDNGPLKLKNLKHQLDTQPVEAGCPCPCCQHSRGYVRHLFMADEMLGPMLLSAHNLTYYQRLLTGAREAIEQDRFVQYYDQKLAGWKKSTEAAA; encoded by the coding sequence ATGAGCCAATTCCAATTCGATTTGCATCACACCGACGCTCATAGCCGGGCTCGCCGCAGCACGTTTCACACGCCGCATGGCCCGGTGGAGATGCCGGCGTTCATGCCAGTGGGAACGCAGGGAACGGTGAAGGGCCTGACCATCGACATGGTGCGTGAGACAAAAGCGCAGATGGTGCTGAGCAATACCTATCACTTGGCGCTGCGGCCGACCGAAAAGGTTGTGAAAGAGTTGGGCGGGCTGCACGGCTTCATGCGGTGGGCTGGGCCGATTCTGACCGATAGCGGCGGCTTTCAACTCTTCAGCTTGGCGCAGATGACGAAAATCACCGAGCAAGCGGCTGTTTTTCGTTCGCACATCGATGGCAGCCTGCTGGAGTTATCGCCCGAGCGGGCGATTCAGATTCAGGAAGATCTGGGTAGCGACGTGGCCATGGTGCTGGATCATGTGATCGCCCTGCCCGCCGAAGACGTCGCGATTCGCGCGGCCTGCGAACGAACCATCCGCTGGGCCGGCCGCTGCCAGGCAGCAGCCAAGCGGCCAGAGCAAGCGCAGTTTGCGATTGTCCAAGGGGGACTTAACCCCAAGATGCGTGTTTGGTGCGCGGAAGAACTGGCCAAGCTCGATTTCCCGGGCTACGCGGTCGGCGGCCTGAGCGTCGGCGAAACGCCGGCTGAAATGTACGCGGTGCTCGATGAAGTTTGTCCGGCGATGCCGGTGAACAAGCCGCGGTACTTGATGGGCGTAGGCACTCCGCAAGACTTGCTCAACGCCGTGCGCCGCGGCATCGACCTGTTCGACTGCGTGCTGCCAACTCGCAACGGCCGCAACGGCATGGCCTTCACCGACAACGGCCCGCTTAAACTGAAGAACCTCAAACATCAGCTCGATACCCAACCGGTCGAAGCGGGCTGTCCGTGCCCCTGCTGCCAGCATAGCCGCGGCTACGTTCGCCACCTGTTCATGGCCGACGAAATGCTCGGCCCCATGCTCCTCTCGGCCCACAACCTTACTTACTACCAGCGACTCCTGACGGGCGCGCGCGAAGCGATCGAGCAGGACCGGTTCGTGCAGTACTACGACCAGAAATTGGCTGGCTGGAAGAAGTCGACCGAGGCAGCTGCCTAG